ATCGGGAAAGAGTTGCTCGAGGCCCTCAGTGCTCGCCGCGCAGACACCGCGCTCGGTGATGAGCCCGGTGACCAGCCGCGCCGGCGTGACGTCGAAGGCCGGATTGACCGCATTGCTGCCCGGCGCGACGACGCGGACGGAGCGCACCTCGCCATCCTCGGCCAGCCCGGACAGATGCGTCACCTCGCGCGCCGCCCGCTCCTCGATCGGAATGTCGGCGAGGCCGTCGCGGATGCTCCAGTCGATCGTCGGCGACGGCAGTGCGACATAGAACGGCACGCCGTTATCGTGGGCCGCGAGCGCCTTGAGATAGGTGCCGATCTTGTTGGCGACATCGCCATCGGCCGTGGTGCGGTCGGTGCCGACGATAACCATGTCGACCGCGCCGCGCTGCATCAGATGCCCGCCGGCATTGTCGGTGATCACCGTGTGCGGCACGCCATGGGCGCCGAGCTCATAGGCCGTCAGCGCCGCGCCTTGGTTGCGCGGGCGCGTCTCGTCGACCCAGACATGGACAGGGATGCCGGCATCGTGAGCCAGATAGATCGGCGCCAGCGCCGTGCCCCAGTCCACCGTGGCGATCCAGCCGGCATTGCAATGGGTGAGGATGTTGACCGGCTGCCCCGCCGGCTTGCGCGCCGCGATCTCGCGGATCAACGGCAACCCGTGCTCGCCGATGGCGCGGCAGAGCGCGACATCCTCGTCGCAGATCGCCGCCGCCTCGGCATAGGCGGTTTCCGCCCGGCGTTCGGAAGGCTTGGCCGCCAGCACTCGCTGCATGCGTTCCAGGGCCCAGTGCAGGTTGACCGCGGTCGGGCGCGTTGCGCCCAGCAGCGCCAGCGCCGCTTCCAGTGCAGCGTCGGAGGCATCCGCCCGCATCGCCAGCGCGACGCCATAGGCGGCTGTTGCGCCGATCAGCGGCGCGCCCCGCACCACCATGGAGCGGATCGCGTCGGCGGCCTGCTCGGCCGAGCCCAGCGCCACCGTCTCGAAGCGGAAGGGCAGCCGCGTCTGGTCGATCACCACGACGCGCCAGCCATCCTGCCCGAGCCAGATCGTTCGATAATGCTGGCCGTTGATCTTCATGCGCGCTCAGTGATCGGCGAAGGAGACGAGCGTCCGCACGGGCACGCCGAGCCTGCGGATCTTGTCGGCCCCGCCGAGCTCGGGGAGGTCGACGATGAAGCACGCTGCCACCACCTCCGCCCCCAGGCCGGCGAGCAGATTGACGGCCGCTTCGGCCGTGCCGCCGGTCGCGACGAGATCATCGACCAGCAGCACCCGCTCGCCCGGCTGCACCGCGTCGCGATGGATCTCGATCTCGTCCGTGCCGTATTCGAGCGCATAGGTCGCGCGCAACGTTTCCCGCGGCAGCTTGCCCTTCTTGCGCACGGGGATGAAGCCGGCCGAGAGCTGGTGCGCCACAGCGCCGCCGAGAATGAAGCCCCGCGCCTCGATGCCGGCAATCTTGGCGATCTTCAGCCCGGCGAAGGGCTGCACCAGCTCGTCCACGGCACGGCGGAAGGCCCGCGCATCGCCGAGCAGCGTGGTGATGTCGCGAAAGACGATGCCGGGCCGGGGATAGTCCGGGATCGCGCGGATGCTGTCGGCGAGGTTCATGGGCGTCGTCTCGGGCGTGGTGACGGACGCCTTGGTCGGACGCCGAGCCGGCTTCGTCAAGGGCACAGCCATGACTCAGGCCTTGAGCACGCGCCCGGCTACCGCATCGAGCTTCGCCAGCAGAGCCGGATCGCGGAAGGCAGGCGCGGTGATGATCGCATTGTCGAGGGCATTATGCGAGCCGGCCGGGCAGGCTTCGCGCTCGGTCGGGAAATCGGCCGCCAGTCGCGCGACGAGGCGGCGTGCCTTGTCGGCATTTTCGTGCAGCACTGCCACGACGGAGGCGACATCGACCGCGCCATGGAGCTCGTGCCAGCAGTCATAGTCCGTCACCATCGCGACGGTGGCGTAGGTGATCTCGGCCTCGCGCGCGAGCTTGGCTTCCGGCATCGCCGTCATGCCGATCAGGTCGTAGCCGAGGCCGCGATAGGTCATCGATTCCGCATAGGTCGAGAACTGCGGCCCCTCCATCGTGACAAGCGTTCCGCCGCGCACGAAGGGCAGCTCCTCCGCTTCGGCGGCCGCTGCGATCCGCGACTGCAGGGCCGGGCCGACCGGGTGGGCGACGGAGACATGGGCGACGCAGCCCTTGCCGAAGAACGAGCTCTCGCGCCGGCTGGTGCGATCGACGAACTGGTCGACCAGCACGAAAAGCCCCGGATAGAGCTCCGCCCTGTAGGAGCCGCAGGCCGAGAGCGAGACGAGGTCGGTCACGCCCGCCCGCTTCAGCACGTCGATATTGGCGCGGTAGTTGATCTCGGAGGGCGGGATCGCGTGGCCGCGGCCGTGCCGTGGCAGGAAGACGATCTTGGTTTTGCCGATGCGGCCGATCCGCAATGCGTCGGAGGGTTCGCCCCAGGGGCTGTCGATCCGCTCCTCGCGGAGGTCGCTGATACCCGGCAGATCGTAGATGCCCGATCCGCCGATGATTCCGAGAACGGCTTCGCTCATGGTCGATTCCCTGTTGCGGGCGCGGAAAGGACCACCTTTCGATGACGGTCGCAATACGGTGCGGCCGCAGGAGGCCGTCATGCTCGGGCTTGACCCGAGCATCTCCCGACGAGCAACGCATCGGAGTTTCTTCCTGCCAGGGATTCTCGGGCCTGCGTTCCGCTTCGCCCGAAATGACGGCTTTGGACCTAGCGCTCTACGGAACGGATAGTCTCCGCCGAACAAAGGTCGCGCTGATCTACAAGCGCACCGGCAATCTGCGTGCATGCCAGCTTGTTCTAGGCCATACGAAACTGGAAAGCACCGTGCGCTACCTAGACGATGCGCTTCTCCTTTCGGAGCAAACGGACCTATGACCTTGGGCACGGCGGGCACCCGCCGTGCCAGTTTCGCCATTCGACCACGGCCAGCTTGGGTGGGAAGCAGAAGTTCTGCAGCACGCTCAGTATCTGCCGATCCGCGCCCGTAGCGGGACTTGGGCATCTTCAGGAAGCAGACATGGAGCCCGCCGGATCGCCACTGCATTAATTAGCCGGACTTATCAAGCCTATTGAATCCAGATGGCTAATCGAAGAGTGCATAGGAGACTAGGTTCCTCGTGAGCTGATGCGGCGAACGAGGGGCGAATGCCTTCCATCGATACCAAACTCCTTATTGCGCCCTTCCTTCTCGCGGGGGGCTTGATGGGTTCAACACCGGCGTTCTCGCAACAGGCTGCCAAACCCGGCTTTCTGACGATCCAAGAGCAAGGCAGCTTCGCCGTCGGCGGCACGGTGGTGAGCACCCCCGGAAACTTCGCTAACGACAAGCCCACGGCCGAAGGGCAAAGCCTTCATGGCGACCATCTCTACGCCTTCTATCAGGTTCCCCAGAATCCCAAGCCGCTGCCGATCGTCATGCTGCACGGCGCCTTCCAGTCGGCGCGAAGCTGGGAGACGACCTCGGACGGGCGCGAGGGTTTCCAGACCCTGTTCCTGCGCGGCGGATTCCCGGTTTATCTCGTCGACCAGCCGCGGCGCGGACGTGCCGGCAACAGTACGGTCGGGACGACGATCGAACCCACCCCCTATGACCAACTCTTCTTCGATCAGTTCCGGCTCGGCAAATGGCCGAACTTCTTCGATAACGTCCAGTTCGACCGCAAGCCGGAGACGCTGGACCAGTTCTTCCGCTCGGTCACGCCGAATACCGGGCCCTACGATGCCGGCGTCATTTCCAACGCGATGGCGGCGCTGTTCGCCAAGACCGGTCCGGCGATCCTGTTCACGCATTCCCAAGGCGGCGGTCCGGGTTGGCTGACGGCGATCAAGAACGCCAACGTCAAGGCGATCGTCGCTTTCGAGCCGGGCAGCGGCTTCATTTTCCCGGAGGGCGAACTGCCCCCGGCCATGCCGAGCGCTGCCGGGACTTTGTCGCCCGAGGCGGTGCCTTCGGCTGATTTCCAGAAGCTCACCCGCATCCCGATCGTCATCTATTACGGCGACAATTTTTCGGTCGAGCCAACCACGGAGCGTGGGCAAGACAACTGGCGCGTCCGGTTGGCGATGGCGAAGCTCTGGGTCGCGGCCGTCAACCGGCACGGCGGGGATGCGCGCCTCGTACACCTCCCCGAGATCGGCATCCGCGGCAACACGCACTTCCCGTTCTCCGACCTTAACAATGTCGAGATCGCCGACCTGGTCTCGAAGTTCCTCGCCGAGAAGAAGCTCGACTGACGCTGGCGGCGCCTCGCGCCCGGCCTCCAAAGCACTGCATTCGAAAGGAAGACCATGATGACCCGTCGAACCGTCATGAAGACGGCCGCCGCTGCCGCAGCCACTGGCGTTGCCGCCGGGGACGCCCGCGCCGCCGATAACAGGAAGAATCCCTTCGGCCTGGTCTATGAGGGCGCGATCACCGGCAACGAGCCCGGCAAGGTCGATATCCACCCCGTGACCTACAAGCTGGGCGGGCTGGACATCGTCGCCAACGTCTACACCCCGGCCGGGTACAGCGCTGCCAAGAGCTATCCAGCTATCGTCGTCGCCCATCCGAACGGCGGCGTGAAGGAGCAGGTCGCGGGGCTCTATGCCCAACGGCTGGTGGGCGAGGGTTACATCGCGATCACAGCGGACGCCGCCTATCAGGGCGGGAGCGGCGGCCAGCCCCGCAGCGTGGACAAGCCCCAGAACCGGATCGAGGACATCCATGGCATGGCGGACTACGTCACCCGCTATCCGGGCGTCGATGTCGCCCGGATCGGTCTGCTCGGCCTCTGCGGCGGCGGCGGCTACGCGCTTGCCGCAGCGAAGGTCGACAAGCGGTTCAGGTCGATCGCGACGCTGAGCATGTTCAACTCCGGTCGCGTGCGCCGCAACGGCTTCGCGGATTCGCAGCTGAACACCATCCAGGACCGCTTGCGGCAGGTCTCGCAGGCGCGCGCCCAGGAAGTGGCAGGTGGCGAGATCCTTTACTCCGGAGACGCCAACCTGACCGACGAGCAGATCGCGAAGCTGCCCTTCGAGATGTATCGGCAGGGCTATGGATGCCACCGATCAGATCGAGCTGATCGACCAGCCCCTGCTGATGATCGCCGGCAGCAAGGCCGACAGCCTCTACATGACCAAAGAGGCCTTCCCCAAGGCGACCGGCACCACGGACAAGGAGCTGTTCGAGATCGAGGGCGCGACGCATATCGAGACCTACTGGGTGCCGAAATACGTCGATGCCGCCATGGGCAAGCTGGCCCCGTTCTTCGCCCGGACGCTTCCGTACCGCCGAAGTTGAGCCATCTCCAAACGCGAATGAGGTCTGCCATGCGAACCATCCGCAACGCGTCGGTTGCCGCCCTGCTCCTGGGTGCGGCGCCATTCGAGGGCTCCGCCCAAGCGCAAACCCCGGCACAGCCGGCGACGGCGAAGCCGCCGTCCAGGGCGCAGCAACTCATGGGGGACATCGCCCCGAAGATGGCCGAGCTCACCGACAACGTGCTGTTTGGCGACATCTGGGAGCGGCCGGGACTGGCCAAGCGCGACCGCAGCCTGATCACGGTTGCCGCCCTGATCGCGCTGAACCGGCCCGAGCAACTTCGTTCGCATATCGCGCTGGCGCGCACGAACGGCGTGAAGGAAGAGGAGATCGTCGAGGCGATCACGCAGCTCGCCTTCTACGCCGGCTGGCCGAATGCCATCACCGCCATCGGTGTCGCCCGCGACGTTTTCAAGCAGAAGTGAGCCCCATCATGCTCACTCCCGCCCTGATCTTCGCCGCGATGGCGCTACCTTTCGGGGCAGCGCTCGCTCAGAGCAACCAGGAGGTGGCGGTCCAGCGCGCCTCCGCGCAGAAGCCGACCGACGGCCCGGCCCAGAACTTCACCGGCAAGGTCTCGGTGACAGGGAGGTTCCAGGGAACGGCTCCGGCGCGCGTTGGTGGGGGCGCGGTCAGTTTCGAAGCCGGTGCGCGCACCGCCTGGCACACCCATCCGCTTGGCCAGACCCTGATCGTCACCCACGGCGTCGGTCGGGTGCAGCACTGGGGCGGCGAGATTCAGGAGATTGGGCCAGGGGATACCGTCTGGATTCCTCCTGGCGTGAAGCACTGGCATGGCGGATCGCCGGCTTCCGGGATGACGCATATCGCCATCTCCGAATCTCTGGACGGCAAGACCGTCGACTGGATGGAGCACGTCTCCGACCAGCAATACGGCCGCTGAGGATCCAGGATGAAACGCGCTACCCAGGCGGCCGTGACGGCCGCCGCGATGACCATCGTTCTCGGCGTCGGCTGGCAGGTGCATGCGGAGTCCACCCGGGCGACGCTTCCGGATCTCGATAAGCTGGTCCACTACACTACCGTACGGCGCGGCAACGTCACCGAGCACATCATGACGACGCCGCAGGCGCTGGAGGCGGTCAAGAACCGCCAGCCCATCCCGCCGGGCACGCATTTCGTGCTGGTCGACTTCCGGGACGGCAAGCTGTTCCGCTACTTCGTCATGGAGAAGGGCGAGGGCTGGGGCGCCGACTACGACGAGCGCCGCCGGACCGGCGACTGGCAGTATCAGTGGTTTTGGCCGGACGGAAAGATCAACACCGCCGAGAACACAGCGCGCTGCGCGAGCTGCCACAGCAGTCAGGCCGGCAGCGATTATCTCTACACGGCCTATCGGATCCCGCGCTTCAACGGCAAACCGGTCGAATAGGCTTTACGATGAGCCGGTTCTTCGCCCTTCGTCTCTGGCTGGACGGTCTCGCAGCCGTCCTGCTCGTGCTCGGCCTGTCCTACTGGTGGCTCGGCAATGTCGCACACGAGATCGCGGGCACGCTCATGTTCGTGCTGCTGATCGCGCACAACGTGTTCAATCGTCGCTGGTACGGCAGTCTCCCGAGGACACGGCGCGAGCCCCGCAGCCTCTTCAACGCCCTCCTCACCGGCGGACTCCTTCTTGCGATGCTGGCGCTGCTGACGACCAGCATCCTGATCTCGAATGCGCTCGCATCCTTCCTGCCTCCCTGGGGCGGGTTCACCGTGCGCCAGATCCATACCGTCGCCGCCTACTGGGTTCTGGTCATCGTGGCGGTGCATCTCGGCCTGCGCTGGCCGATGCTCATGGGGCTGGCGAGGGTGGCCTTCGGTATTCGCGACACCGGTCCGACCAGGACCTGGTTCCTGCGCGCGTTCACGGGCGCAGTGGCTGCTTACGGCATCTGGAGCTGCCTCGTTCTGGGCATCGGGATGAAGCTGACCATGCAGATGAGCCTCGACTGGTGGAACTTTGAAGAGTCGGTCGCGGGCTTCTTCATTCATGTCGGCGCCATCGCCGGGCTGGTCATGTCGGGCACGTATTATGGCATGAGGCTGATCGATTTCGGCCGCCGCCGAAGCCGCGACGCCCGGCCCGTTCCGACGACCGTATCACCATGACGACGCGTCTATCACGGCGTGAGTGGCTCGCCACGGCAGCACTGTGTTCGGCTTCGACCCAGGCATCGGCCGAGACGGCTCCGCGGCATCAGCCTCTGACCGGTGACGCCACCCTTGGGCAGTTGGTCTCTCATCCGGCATTTACCGGGTTCGGTCGTCGGATACTGCCCTGGGACGATCGCGCGCTCGACGAGAGCGCCAGGCTTTCCTCGATCGCCAGCCTGCTGCCCTACCATACCCAGGTCGACATCCCCTCGACCGTTGCCGCGCTCAACCGACTGATCGAGGACGCAGGTCGCGGCCGGCAGATCTTCTACGAGCTCTATGACGACGAGGAGCGACGCGTCGACCCGAGCAAGTTACATGCGGGACTGTTCTTCCTGCGCGGCACGCCCGGCGCACCGTTCGCGATCATCGCTCCAGGAGGCGGTTTTGCCTATGTCGGATCGGTCCATGAAGGATTCCCCTACGCGGCCGAGATCAGCCGCGCCGGGTTGAACGCCTTCGTCCTGAAATACCGGGCCGGAATGGGCGGAGAAACAGCCACCCGGGATCTGGCGGCCGCAATCGGCTTCGTGTTTCGGAACGCCCCCGTGCTGCAGGTTGATACCCGCGCATATTCGCTCTGGGGCAGTTCCGCCGGCGCGCGCATGGCGGCATTCATCGGCAGCCACGGTGCGGCCCGCTTCGGTGGACCCGAATTGCCCCGGCCCGCTGCCGCCATCATGGCCTACACCGCTCATGCCGATGTCGGGGCCGTGGAGCCGCCCACCTTCGCCGTCGTCGGTGCGCACGATGGTATTGCACCGCCGGCGTCGATGGAGCGGCGCATCGCCATTCTCCGCAGCATGGGCGCCGAGACCGAGTACAGGGTTTACCCGGATGTCGCGCACGGCTTCGGTCCTGGCATCGGCACCAGCGCAGAGGGCTGGATAGGAGAGGGTATCCGCTTCTGGCAGCGTCAACCCCGGTAGCGCAGGACATCGACCAGCAGGGAGAGAGCCGAGGAGAAATGCCGTCTGCTCGGATAGTAGAGGTGGTAGCCGGGAAACGGCGGGCACCAATCGTCGAGCACGCGTATGAGCTTTCCCGTGCGGATATGCGGGATCGCCTGGTCCTCCGGCAGGTAGGCAAGGCCGAGCCCGTCGAGCGCTGAGTTCAGCCGAAGTGCGAGGCTATTGAACACGAGTTGCCCTTCACCACGTACCTTGACCTCGCGCCCATCCTTTTCGAGGCCCCAGGGAAACAGGCCGCCATAGGTGGGGAGACGAGACGCGATGCAGTTGTGGGAGGTCAGGTCCTGCGGCGTTTCCGGAACACCGTAGCGTTTGAAATAGGCGGGCGATCCGACCACGGCCATACGCATCTCCGGCCCGATCCGGACGGCGATCATGTCCTTTGCGACCTGCTCGCCCAAACGCACCCCCGCATCATAGCCCGCCGCCACGATGTCGACGAGGCCATAGTCGACGATGATCTCGACCTTGATGTCGGGATGATCCGGCAGCAAGCGGCGCAGGGCTGGCTGCAAAGCTGCGATCGCAGCATGTTCGCCGGCCGTGATGCGGATCGTCCCGGCCGGCTTGCCCCGCAATTCGCCAAGCGCTGCGATCTCTGCCTCGATCTCGTCGAAGCGCGGCGCGATGGTTTCGAGAAGGCGCAAGCCGGCTTCGGTGGGAGCGACGCTTCGGGTGGTGCGCGTTAGAAGCCTAAGCTTCAGGCGTTCCTCGAGAGCCTTGATGGTCTGGCTGAGTGCGGACTGCGAGACTCCCAGCTTGGCACCGGCCTTGGTGAAGCTACGCTCCTTCGCGACCATGGCGAAGGCGGCCAGATCATTGAAGTTCGGCTGCGCCATTTAATTAGAATGCCTTATGAGCTGAGTCGAATTATAGCTCCTGACTGTCATGGCGGGTACTCGCTGGCTGCGCCACATCAATATGGCAATTCGCCGCCGGGAACCGCGGTTTGATCGCCCGAGAGCGGACGCTCTCAACGTCGGGAAGCGTCAGCCTGGTTCGAAATGCGGACTCGCGGCCAACGTCTGACATGGGTCGCGAACTGCCGCCCACTCCGTCCGCGCGAAATGTCTGCTTCCTGGCTAGGCCCCAACTTCCGCTAGTGGCGCGATTGAACCAACAAGGAGGGGTCTGACGAACGTCAGATTCTGGCCCTTCCGGACTCCCGGGACGTCGGCTCTTGGGCAGTCCGGTCTGCGATCCAGCCAACGAGCAAGAGTGGCCCGATACAGACCTCTCTACAGTCCGCTTTCGGCAGCTAATACCTTGGACGAAACGGGAGTGGATCGGCTGCTTTTGAAAATCAGATCGTCGGCAGATGCATGCTCATCGCTTCGGCGCGTCGCTCGGCGGATGTCCTTCACGACCTGCTCTGCCGGTGCTTTCTCCGGCCTGGGGTTCACTGGCGCGGCCTTTGGTTTTGACTCATCTGCGTTCCATAAGGGCTGTGATGATCCAGAAATCCTTCCTCCCTCTGAATGGCATCAAGGGCGCTGACGGCAGATTACAACACAGCCAGAGCCAATGTACTCGGTTAGATTGAAAGGTTCTACAACACGAACTGCACGTACTCGTTTATTGGCTATCTCAGCCCGGACGAGTTCGAAAAGAAAAGGGGACTATCCACAGGACCGCCAGCAGTTCCGCTAAACGTCTCGCCACAAAGAGCGCGAGGCGCGTCGCGCGACCTCCATCGGCGTTTCGCCGAAGCGACGGCGAAAGACCTTGGCAAACCGCGACGAATTGGTGAAGCCGTATCGGCGAGCGACGGTAGTGACAGAATCACTTAGCACGCCAAGAGCTAGCTCTTCGCGCGCTAACTCTAGTCGAATGGCGTGCAACGCGCCCAACGGCGTGCTGCCGCGGAATTGCTTGAACGCATCGTCAAGGGTCCGCAGGCTGCATCCAGCTGCTGCCGCGACATGAGCCATGCGGATCGGTTCAGTGGCACTTTCGCGCATGAAATCCTCCGCACGCCGAATGTAGGCCGGGACGGTCCCGGAAGAGCCCTTCGCCAACCAATTGGAATAGTTGTGCGACGTGCCGCGTAGCACAAGCGAGACCAACAGATCGATCAAGGACGCGAGTGCTACGGGGCTGCTGACCACGCCGTCCTCTCGCCGGAAGTCGTTAAACACAAAATCCAGCTGACTCTTGAGGCTCGCTGCCAGCCCTCTGCTCCAGTCGACGCTGGGCGCGAATTCTAGTGGCTGGCGGAGCGGTTCGTCGAGCATGCGTACCAGCCCATCCTCGACATCCGTAACCCTCAAGAAGACATTTGTGCGCGCGTTGTCATCGCCAATCAGGAGCTGAGTTCCCCGGCTCGGGCGCCACGCGAAACCCTGGCCTCTCATGGCTGTCGCGTGCTTTCCTCGTTGAGCCAACGCCATGTGGCCGGCGAGGATCGATGTGAAGCAAAAAAGGTCGCCTTCGTCGCCGTCGATGGAGAGCTCGGTTGCAAAGCTGCTGTTGGCGTAGCTCGCGACGATTGCGCCGGTGCTACGGGTTGCGAGGGTAAAAAATGGTCTAGCGAAGCTGGCTCGCCACAGCGCTCTGCTCTGGAGCTGGTAGGTGTAGATCCGGCTCGATTTTGCAACGCGTTCGCTAATCCGGAACGAGCCCTCCAAATCCTCGGGTTGTCTCGCTTGGATGACATCGAACATCGTCAACTGGGCAGGATCGATCGCAGCCGTGTTCATTGGCTCGTTCCCCGTGGGCCCTCTAGTCGTCTCAGCATAGACACTTTTCGCAGCGTTTTGACAGAATTGGCAGAAATCTTAGAAATGCCTATCAAATAGCCACCTCAACCAATTTGAATGTGGCAAGTTAATTGCGCTCAGATTCCGCTGTTGTTGCGCCACCATAATCTCGGAAACGGATTTATATATAATAGTAACTATCGCAGCTGGATCCAAGAAATATCGGAGCTTGTTATCAATATGCCAAGCTACGAACAATTATCGCAAATAAATAAAGTAGACATTGTAGGTCTACTAGCAGCAATTTGTACAATATTGGCTTTCTATAATAAAAGCATGAAAACAACGAGGATATACGCCATTTCTGCAAACGTACTATTTATAATATACGGCATAATTTCATTATTATACCCGATACTATTACTTCATTTGATACTATTTCCAATAAATATATTTCGCCTTCTCGAATTAATTAATATCGAATATCAAGCAACTAAAGCGATTAGACAAAACATTGCATAGCATAATGAATGATAATCCCGCAGCAAAAACAAATAACCGAGGCACTCCGATGCATAAGGGGTCAGTAGACTGTTTTTCAATGTTATTGTTCTGCGCATGCGTAGGTCTGGCACCAATCTCTCTCGCCAAGGCCTCGGAACTGACGCCGAGTAAGACATTTCAAACCCGGACCTGTTCTGCCTGGGATAGGCAGCTGCATGGCTTGCTCGACTGGAGCGAGAGGCTCAATCTCCACACGCCCGAGTTTCGCGGGGTCATTCGCGCAGAGGCTCTTAAACTTCAGGTGAGGTGCCTGCGCGATTTGAGCATGGCCTCGCTCAATCGGTATGTGCTGCTCATGAAGGTGATATACGATGATGAGGCGGACGAAGTCGAAAGTTACGATTAAAGCACGATGACGCCCGTCGAACGTTCTTTGAGATGGAAATCCAATCGCGATCCCTGGAATGCCTTGTTGTTCTCGCCGCAGGATTAAATTTTCGTCGGGCGGCTCATAATCTGAGATGGTCTCAACCAGCTCTCAGCATGCGCATCAAGTTGCTTGAACAGTACGTGGTGACCCCTTTATATTCGCGATACCCTCGACAGGTTGCGCTCACACCTGGCAGCGAAGCGTTCCAGACCTGCTCAAGCAGCGATCGCCTGCATCGGACTTGCTCGGCATGGCGCACGCGCGTGCATTTCGGCCAGGCCTGCCGAGTGCCGCTCGGCAGGCCTTCCATCCTGCAGCGACACAGAGCACCACGGTCTATCCCATCGGGACTAGCGCATGAGCCCCGCCGCTCGCAGCGCGTCCTCGATCACCTTTCCCACGCCAGTAGCGGACGCCCGAAGCTGCGAGAAGGGGGCGGCAGGTTTGTCGCCGACACGCTCAGGCGTGGCTTCGGATTTCAGTTTTTCGCCATTGGTGGTCAACGAAAGTTCGGATCCCGTCTCGGTCAACTGCCAGAACCGGGCAATGTGACGTGTCGATGAGATCCTCGCTTCGAGCATGAAAGCTCCTGAAGCCCCGATATCGTCCGCACTGCCAAGGGGCGTGCCGTGCCCCATGCCCTCGACGCTGAACGCCTCGATTTTTGGAACGCCGGCGTCATCGCGCCAGACCCGCTGGGAATGCAGGCCTATCGCGTTTTTCTCAGGGCTTACGCGCTGCAGCCCATGAAGGCCCCTCCATTGTGCAACAATGGCGTCCATGTTCGCGTAAGCAACGGTCTGGTCGGCTGCGCCATGCCAAAGCGAGAGCGTGGGCCAAGGCCCATGGTGGCTAGACGCGCTACGCACCATGGCCTCGAGGTCTCGCTCCGCGGGAAGTCCGTGGCCCCGCATCCTGTCAAACGCTTCGGGGATCGAAGTCGCGCATCCAAAAGGCAGCCCCGCAACGATTGCGCCACCCGCGAAGAGCTCGGGATAGGTTGCGAGCATCGCCGAGGTCATCGCGCCGCCGGCCGAAAGCCCGGTGATGAAGACCCGCCGTCGGTCGAGCCCATGGGCCTCGATCATTGTCCCGGCCATCTGCGCAATCGAAAGCGCCTCTCCGGAGCCTCGCCGGATGTCTTCGGGCACGAACCAGTTGAAGCAGAGGTTTGCGTTGTTGGCCCGCTGTTGCTCGGGGTAGAGAAGCGCGAAGCCGTGTCGGTCCGCAAGCTGGGACCAGCCGGCGCCATGGTCGTATGCGGCCGCCGTTTGTATGCAGCCATGTAGTACGACGACCAGCGGCGCCTGTTCCGGCAAACCTTGGGGAACATAGGTGTACGCCCGAAGCGCGCCTGGATTGGCGCCGAACTTGGCGAGCGGCGACAGTCGGGAAGGCATTGCCGGACCTCCGGCCGCCATATGAACCGATTCAGGCGTGCGATCGTGTCAGAGAGATTGCGCATCGCGGCTGTCCTTTGCGGGTCATGCCGAGATGGCGCTGACACGAGCCCAACGGCCGCGCGCTGATTATGTTGCGATGCACAATCTTCATTTGCTGGTCCGTGCCCCATCGGAGCGAGCGGCGGGCGGGGGAATAGCGCGCCGCTGCTCGAAGCCTGCGATTACTCAGGACCATCAAAATTCCGATTCTTGCGTAACAATGAGAATTCGTCCGGATACTCATAAAATTATGTG
Above is a genomic segment from Bosea sp. NBC_00550 containing:
- a CDS encoding DUF4405 domain-containing protein; translated protein: MSRFFALRLWLDGLAAVLLVLGLSYWWLGNVAHEIAGTLMFVLLIAHNVFNRRWYGSLPRTRREPRSLFNALLTGGLLLAMLALLTTSILISNALASFLPPWGGFTVRQIHTVAAYWVLVIVAVHLGLRWPMLMGLARVAFGIRDTGPTRTWFLRAFTGAVAAYGIWSCLVLGIGMKLTMQMSLDWWNFEESVAGFFIHVGAIAGLVMSGTYYGMRLIDFGRRRSRDARPVPTTVSP
- a CDS encoding alpha/beta hydrolase, whose product is MTTRLSRREWLATAALCSASTQASAETAPRHQPLTGDATLGQLVSHPAFTGFGRRILPWDDRALDESARLSSIASLLPYHTQVDIPSTVAALNRLIEDAGRGRQIFYELYDDEERRVDPSKLHAGLFFLRGTPGAPFAIIAPGGGFAYVGSVHEGFPYAAEISRAGLNAFVLKYRAGMGGETATRDLAAAIGFVFRNAPVLQVDTRAYSLWGSSAGARMAAFIGSHGAARFGGPELPRPAAAIMAYTAHADVGAVEPPTFAVVGAHDGIAPPASMERRIAILRSMGAETEYRVYPDVAHGFGPGIGTSAEGWIGEGIRFWQRQPR
- a CDS encoding LysR family transcriptional regulator, with product MAQPNFNDLAAFAMVAKERSFTKAGAKLGVSQSALSQTIKALEERLKLRLLTRTTRSVAPTEAGLRLLETIAPRFDEIEAEIAALGELRGKPAGTIRITAGEHAAIAALQPALRRLLPDHPDIKVEIIVDYGLVDIVAAGYDAGVRLGEQVAKDMIAVRIGPEMRMAVVGSPAYFKRYGVPETPQDLTSHNCIASRLPTYGGLFPWGLEKDGREVKVRGEGQLVFNSLALRLNSALDGLGLAYLPEDQAIPHIRTGKLIRVLDDWCPPFPGYHLYYPSRRHFSSALSLLVDVLRYRG
- a CDS encoding AraC family transcriptional regulator codes for the protein MNTAAIDPAQLTMFDVIQARQPEDLEGSFRISERVAKSSRIYTYQLQSRALWRASFARPFFTLATRSTGAIVASYANSSFATELSIDGDEGDLFCFTSILAGHMALAQRGKHATAMRGQGFAWRPSRGTQLLIGDDNARTNVFLRVTDVEDGLVRMLDEPLRQPLEFAPSVDWSRGLAASLKSQLDFVFNDFRREDGVVSSPVALASLIDLLVSLVLRGTSHNYSNWLAKGSSGTVPAYIRRAEDFMRESATEPIRMAHVAAAAGCSLRTLDDAFKQFRGSTPLGALHAIRLELAREELALGVLSDSVTTVARRYGFTNSSRFAKVFRRRFGETPMEVARRASRSLWRDV
- a CDS encoding extracellular catalytic domain type 1 short-chain-length polyhydroxyalkanoate depolymerase, whose protein sequence is MPSRLSPLAKFGANPGALRAYTYVPQGLPEQAPLVVVLHGCIQTAAAYDHGAGWSQLADRHGFALLYPEQQRANNANLCFNWFVPEDIRRGSGEALSIAQMAGTMIEAHGLDRRRVFITGLSAGGAMTSAMLATYPELFAGGAIVAGLPFGCATSIPEAFDRMRGHGLPAERDLEAMVRSASSHHGPWPTLSLWHGAADQTVAYANMDAIVAQWRGLHGLQRVSPEKNAIGLHSQRVWRDDAGVPKIEAFSVEGMGHGTPLGSADDIGASGAFMLEARISSTRHIARFWQLTETGSELSLTTNGEKLKSEATPERVGDKPAAPFSQLRASATGVGKVIEDALRAAGLMR